In the Lysinibacillus sp. PLM2 genome, one interval contains:
- the pyrG gene encoding CTP synthase, protein MTKYIFVTGGVVSSLGKGIVASSLGRLLKNRGLQVTIQKFDPYLNIDPGTMSPYQHGEVFVTDDGAEADLDLGHYERFIDINLGKHSTVTSGRVYQSVLAKERRGDYNGKTVQVIPHVTNEIKDRIQRAGRETNADIVITEVGGTVGDIESLPFLEAIRQMKSDLGHNNVMYVHCTLIPYISAAGELKTKPTQHSVKELRSLGIQPNIIVVRTEHPVSQEMKEKLALFCDVTPRDIIESRDANYLYEIPLNLHAQDFDDIVLEHFRIEAPEANMEDWKELVNKVANLKHKTRIALVGKYVELQDAYISVVEALKHAGYVYDSDIEVDWINAEDVTEENVNELLNAADGILIPGGFGDRGIEGKISAIKYARENDVPLLGICLGMQLASIEFARNVLGLKGAHTTEIDKETPYPIIDFLPDQSDEIDLGGTLRLGLYPCKLKEGSRAMEAYNDELVYERHRHRYEFNNEFREAMEAEGLVFSGTSPDNKLVEIIELPEKKFFVACQFHPEFVSRPQRPQPLFREFVGAAFNNKK, encoded by the coding sequence ATGACAAAGTATATTTTCGTAACAGGTGGAGTAGTTTCATCACTAGGGAAGGGGATTGTAGCATCTTCTCTTGGAAGACTATTAAAAAATAGAGGATTACAAGTAACGATTCAAAAATTTGATCCATACTTAAACATTGACCCAGGTACAATGAGCCCATATCAACACGGTGAAGTTTTCGTAACAGATGATGGTGCAGAGGCTGACTTAGACTTAGGTCACTATGAACGTTTTATCGATATTAACTTAGGAAAACATTCAACTGTAACTTCAGGTCGAGTTTATCAATCGGTATTAGCAAAAGAACGTCGAGGCGACTATAATGGTAAAACGGTGCAAGTTATTCCTCATGTAACAAACGAAATTAAAGACCGTATTCAGCGCGCAGGCCGTGAAACTAACGCAGATATCGTTATTACAGAGGTAGGCGGTACTGTTGGTGATATCGAATCTTTACCATTCCTAGAAGCGATTCGACAAATGAAATCCGACCTTGGTCATAACAATGTTATGTATGTTCACTGTACTTTAATCCCGTACATTTCGGCTGCTGGGGAATTAAAAACGAAACCAACTCAACATTCAGTAAAGGAATTACGTTCACTTGGAATTCAACCAAACATTATCGTAGTTCGTACAGAGCATCCTGTTTCTCAAGAAATGAAAGAAAAGCTAGCATTATTCTGTGACGTAACGCCTCGAGATATTATTGAATCCCGTGATGCAAATTATTTATACGAGATTCCTCTAAACCTTCATGCTCAAGATTTTGATGATATCGTTTTAGAACACTTCCGCATTGAAGCACCAGAAGCAAATATGGAAGACTGGAAAGAGCTTGTTAATAAAGTTGCTAATTTAAAACATAAAACACGCATTGCTCTTGTTGGGAAATATGTAGAGCTACAAGATGCTTATATTTCAGTTGTAGAAGCATTAAAACATGCAGGTTACGTTTATGATTCTGATATCGAAGTTGACTGGATCAATGCAGAAGATGTGACAGAAGAAAATGTTAACGAACTATTAAACGCAGCAGATGGAATTCTCATTCCAGGTGGATTCGGAGATCGTGGTATTGAAGGTAAAATCTCAGCCATTAAATATGCACGTGAAAATGATGTACCATTATTAGGTATTTGTTTGGGTATGCAACTGGCATCCATTGAATTTGCTCGTAACGTATTAGGTCTAAAAGGGGCACATACTACTGAAATTGATAAAGAAACACCATATCCAATTATCGATTTCTTACCAGACCAAAGTGATGAGATTGATTTAGGTGGTACATTACGTTTAGGATTATATCCATGTAAATTAAAAGAAGGATCTCGCGCTATGGAAGCTTATAATGATGAATTAGTATACGAACGTCATCGTCATCGTTATGAATTTAATAATGAATTCCGTGAAGCAATGGAGGCAGAAGGTCTTGTATTCTCAGGGACAAGCCCAGATAATAAATTAGTTGAAATTATCGAATTACCAGAGAAAAAATTCTTCGTGGCATGCCAATTCCACCCAGAATTTGTATCTCGTCCTCAACGCCCTCAACCACTTTTCCGTGAGTTTGTTGGTGCAGCATTCAATAATAAAAAATAA
- the ywjG gene encoding hypothetical protein codes for MKILTTQLTGLLQRISQSEEEVIEETARLLAQATVGEGNVYFACFDNLEPVEFNALHSTEPFYKLVKWSKDVEITDVDRVCIFTKSCQNAEAIQLAKKLHDEFIPFSVVASEPSSDTNELSELAYTYVSMKIRGGILPHPTKLGERTVIPHLMAALFVYEAIKLSYDEMIFGDDELL; via the coding sequence TTGAAAATACTAACTACCCAATTAACAGGATTACTACAAAGAATTTCTCAAAGCGAGGAAGAAGTTATAGAAGAAACTGCACGACTGCTAGCACAGGCAACAGTTGGTGAAGGAAACGTTTATTTTGCATGTTTTGATAATCTAGAGCCAGTAGAATTTAATGCATTACATAGTACAGAACCTTTTTATAAACTTGTTAAATGGTCAAAGGATGTAGAAATTACGGACGTTGATCGTGTTTGTATATTTACAAAAAGCTGTCAAAATGCAGAAGCTATTCAGCTAGCTAAAAAGCTTCATGATGAGTTTATTCCTTTTTCTGTTGTGGCGAGTGAACCATCAAGTGATACGAACGAATTAAGTGAATTGGCTTATACGTATGTTTCTATGAAAATTCGCGGTGGTATTTTGCCACATCCTACAAAACTTGGTGAAAGAACCGTTATCCCTCATTTAATGGCTGCGTTGTTTGTTTATGAAGCAATCAAATTAAGCTATGATGAAATGATTTTTGGCGATGATGAACTTCTTTAG
- the spo0F gene encoding sporulation initiation phosphotransferase F codes for MKEILIVDDNRGIRMLLEEVFSKDGYLVHLAANGTEAINIAENENIHCVLLDMKLPDMNGIEILKTIVQFKKNLPFIMMSAYAEQDLIEKAKNNGAVHFITKPFNIHELKELVSQFINSNSQLRVNEII; via the coding sequence GTGAAGGAAATATTAATTGTAGATGACAATCGTGGTATAAGAATGTTGCTGGAAGAGGTCTTTAGTAAAGATGGATATTTAGTTCATCTAGCTGCAAATGGTACGGAGGCTATAAATATTGCAGAAAATGAAAATATTCATTGTGTCTTGCTAGATATGAAATTACCTGACATGAACGGCATTGAAATTTTGAAAACCATCGTACAATTTAAAAAAAATCTACCTTTCATCATGATGTCTGCCTATGCAGAGCAAGATTTAATAGAAAAAGCGAAAAATAATGGAGCTGTTCATTTCATAACAAAACCTTTTAATATCCATGAATTAAAAGAGTTGGTTAGCCAATTTATAAATAGTAATTCACAATTACGGGTTAATGAAATTATTTAG
- a CDS encoding fructose-bisphosphate aldolase: MPLVSMKEMLIKAKNEGYAVGQFNINNLEFTQAILQAAEEEKSPVILGVSEGAGKYMGGFVAVVHMVKGLMESYNITVPVAIHLDHGSSFDKCKEAVDAGFTSVMIDASHHPFEENVKITKEVVEYAHANNVSVEAELGTVGGDEDGVIGGIIYANPQECKLLVEQTAIDCLAPALGSVHGPYKGEPNLGFTEMEEISNLTDLPLVLHGGTGIPTKDIQRSISLGTAKINVNTENQIAATKVIREILENDKKVYDPRKYLGPAREAIKTTVIGKMREFGSSQKA, from the coding sequence ATGCCATTAGTATCGATGAAAGAAATGTTAATAAAAGCAAAAAATGAAGGGTATGCTGTAGGTCAGTTCAACATTAATAACCTGGAATTTACTCAAGCAATTTTACAAGCGGCAGAAGAAGAAAAATCTCCAGTGATCCTTGGTGTATCTGAAGGCGCAGGAAAATATATGGGTGGATTTGTTGCGGTGGTTCACATGGTTAAGGGGTTAATGGAAAGCTATAACATTACAGTACCTGTTGCCATTCATTTAGACCACGGTTCAAGTTTTGATAAATGTAAAGAAGCTGTTGATGCAGGGTTTACTTCAGTTATGATTGATGCTTCACATCATCCGTTTGAAGAAAACGTAAAAATTACAAAAGAAGTAGTCGAATATGCACATGCAAATAATGTTTCAGTAGAAGCTGAGCTTGGCACAGTTGGCGGTGACGAAGATGGGGTAATCGGAGGAATTATTTACGCGAACCCTCAGGAATGTAAATTGCTTGTTGAACAAACAGCTATTGACTGCCTAGCACCAGCTTTAGGTTCTGTTCACGGCCCTTATAAAGGTGAACCAAACTTAGGATTTACTGAAATGGAAGAAATCTCAAATTTAACTGATTTACCTCTTGTTTTACACGGTGGAACGGGTATTCCAACGAAAGATATCCAACGTTCTATTTCATTAGGTACAGCTAAAATTAATGTAAATACTGAAAACCAAATTGCAGCAACAAAAGTAATTCGCGAAATCTTAGAAAATGACAAAAAAGTTTACGACCCACGTAAATATTTAGGTCCGGCTCGTGAAGCTATTAAAACAACAGTTATTGGAAAAATGCGCGAATTTGGTAGCTCTCAAAAAGCGTAA
- the tal gene encoding transaldolase encodes MKFFIDTANFDEITEAYSWGIISGVTTNPSLVAKEENISFHDRLREIAELVDGSVSGEVISLDAEGMIKEGLELANIAPNITVKLPMTPDGLKACKYFSEKGIKTNVTLIFSANQALMAARAGATYVSPFIGRLDDIGQSGVELISQIADIFAIHDIQTEIIAASIRHPQHITDAALAGADIATTPFKVLKQLFHHPLTDKGIEAFLADWKKREGQ; translated from the coding sequence ATGAAATTTTTTATTGATACAGCAAATTTTGATGAAATAACTGAAGCATATTCTTGGGGTATTATCTCAGGAGTTACAACAAACCCTTCGTTAGTTGCTAAGGAAGAGAACATTTCTTTCCACGATCGTCTTCGTGAAATTGCAGAGTTAGTCGATGGATCGGTAAGTGGTGAAGTTATTTCACTAGATGCTGAGGGTATGATTAAAGAAGGTCTTGAATTAGCAAACATTGCACCAAATATCACAGTAAAATTACCAATGACACCAGATGGTTTGAAAGCATGTAAATACTTTTCTGAAAAAGGTATTAAAACGAACGTGACATTAATTTTTAGTGCGAACCAAGCATTAATGGCAGCACGTGCGGGAGCTACATATGTTTCCCCGTTTATCGGCCGATTAGATGATATTGGGCAAAGTGGGGTTGAGTTAATATCACAAATTGCGGATATCTTTGCAATTCATGATATTCAAACAGAAATTATTGCAGCTTCAATTCGTCACCCGCAGCATATTACTGATGCAGCATTGGCAGGAGCGGACATTGCAACAACTCCTTTTAAAGTATTGAAACAATTATTCCATCATCCACTAACTGACAAAGGAATTGAAGCCTTTTTAGCGGATTGGAAAAAGCGTGAAGGACAATAA
- the murA2 gene encoding UDP-N-acetylglucosamine 1-carboxyvinyltransferase 2 translates to MDVYKIIGENRLKGTVKVSGAKNSAVALIPASILANSPVTIGGIPEIADAWTLKALLEEIGGEVAFDNGQMTIDPTNMLAIPLPNGNVKKLRASYYLMGAMLGRFKKAVVGLPGGCFLGPRPIDQHIKGFEALGAKVTNEHGAIYLRADELVGAKIYLDVASVGATINIMLAAVRAKGRTVIENAAKEPEIIDVATLLTNMGANIKGAGTSVIRIEGVDELHGTKHTIIPDRIEAATFMIMAAAIGDGITIDNIIPLHLEAVIAKLREMGVKVDEGEESVYIPRTDNLQAVDVKTLVYPGFPTDVQQPLSVLMTQAVGASKVTDTIYSARFKHIDELRRMNAIAKVEGNTAVIQGPTKLHGSTVTATDLRAGAALVLAGLIAEGETEIHDIHHIERGYSSLINKLNALGANIRRETIAVSTMELKD, encoded by the coding sequence ATGGATGTTTATAAAATCATTGGCGAGAATCGTCTAAAAGGTACAGTAAAAGTCAGCGGTGCCAAAAATAGTGCAGTCGCGTTAATCCCAGCATCAATCTTGGCGAATTCTCCAGTAACAATTGGAGGAATACCTGAAATTGCGGATGCTTGGACGCTTAAAGCACTATTAGAAGAAATCGGTGGAGAAGTAGCTTTTGATAATGGACAAATGACCATTGATCCAACGAATATGCTTGCAATCCCTTTACCAAATGGCAATGTAAAAAAACTACGAGCTTCTTATTATTTAATGGGAGCAATGCTTGGCCGATTTAAAAAGGCAGTAGTTGGTTTGCCTGGAGGTTGTTTTTTAGGACCACGGCCGATTGATCAACATATTAAAGGATTTGAAGCATTAGGAGCAAAGGTTACCAATGAACATGGTGCGATTTATTTACGTGCCGATGAATTAGTTGGTGCGAAAATATACTTGGATGTAGCAAGTGTTGGTGCAACGATTAATATTATGCTAGCAGCTGTTCGTGCAAAAGGGCGAACGGTTATTGAAAATGCTGCAAAGGAACCAGAAATTATAGATGTAGCAACGCTTTTAACAAATATGGGTGCCAATATTAAAGGGGCAGGTACGAGTGTTATCCGCATCGAAGGCGTAGATGAACTTCATGGTACAAAGCATACGATTATTCCGGATCGTATTGAAGCCGCAACATTTATGATAATGGCAGCAGCTATTGGCGATGGAATTACGATTGATAACATCATCCCATTACATCTTGAAGCAGTGATCGCAAAACTTCGAGAAATGGGTGTGAAGGTAGATGAAGGAGAAGAAAGTGTCTATATTCCAAGAACAGATAATCTCCAAGCAGTTGATGTGAAAACATTAGTATATCCTGGATTCCCCACAGATGTTCAACAGCCGCTCTCCGTACTTATGACTCAAGCAGTAGGAGCTTCAAAAGTTACAGATACAATTTATTCGGCTCGTTTTAAACATATCGATGAATTGCGTCGTATGAATGCAATTGCAAAAGTTGAAGGCAATACAGCTGTAATTCAAGGGCCAACGAAATTACATGGTTCAACTGTAACCGCTACAGATTTACGTGCAGGTGCAGCACTTGTGTTAGCAGGTCTGATCGCTGAGGGCGAAACAGAAATTCATGATATTCACCATATTGAGCGAGGATATAGTTCGTTAATTAATAAACTAAATGCTCTTGGTGCAAATATTCGCCGTGAAACCATTGCAGTTAGTACGATGGAATTAAAAGATTAA
- a CDS encoding fructose-1,6-bisphosphatase, whose amino-acid sequence MERSLTMEVVRVTEAAAIASAKWMGRGLKEEADDAATTAMRALFDTIPMHGTVVIGEGEMDEAPMLYIGEELGLRNGGPQVDIAVDPLEGTNIVAKGTNGAMTVLAIADRGNLLNAPDMYMEKLAVGPEAAGKVDITASVTENLMAVAKAKNKEISDVVAVLLDRPRHQHIVDEIRAAGARIKFIQDGDVSAAINTAFDETGIDIMFGTGGAPEGVISAVALKCLGGDFQARLVPEDDAQIARCEKMGIDVNKVLYLDDLVKGDDAIFAATAVTDSELLKGVQYKGAYCLTNSLVMRAKTGTVRFVEGRHNIDKKPRYVK is encoded by the coding sequence ATGGAACGTAGTTTAACTATGGAAGTGGTTCGCGTAACAGAAGCAGCTGCCATTGCATCTGCAAAATGGATGGGACGCGGATTGAAAGAAGAAGCAGACGACGCAGCAACAACAGCAATGCGTGCTCTATTTGATACAATTCCAATGCATGGTACGGTTGTAATTGGTGAAGGCGAAATGGATGAGGCACCAATGCTTTATATAGGTGAAGAGCTAGGTCTTCGTAATGGCGGACCACAAGTAGATATTGCGGTAGATCCTCTTGAAGGAACTAATATCGTGGCAAAAGGTACAAACGGAGCGATGACGGTATTAGCCATTGCAGATCGTGGTAATTTATTAAATGCACCAGATATGTATATGGAAAAACTAGCTGTAGGTCCTGAAGCAGCCGGTAAAGTTGATATTACAGCAAGTGTTACTGAAAATTTAATGGCAGTAGCAAAAGCGAAAAATAAAGAAATTTCAGATGTTGTAGCAGTTTTATTAGACCGCCCACGTCACCAACATATTGTAGATGAAATTCGTGCAGCAGGTGCACGCATCAAATTTATTCAAGACGGTGATGTGAGTGCGGCTATTAATACTGCCTTCGATGAAACTGGTATAGACATCATGTTTGGTACTGGTGGTGCTCCAGAAGGTGTTATTTCAGCCGTTGCACTAAAATGTCTAGGCGGGGATTTCCAAGCAAGACTAGTACCAGAAGATGATGCGCAAATTGCACGTTGTGAAAAAATGGGCATCGATGTAAACAAAGTACTTTACTTAGATGATTTAGTAAAAGGTGACGATGCTATTTTCGCAGCAACTGCTGTTACGGATAGCGAATTATTGAAAGGTGTCCAATATAAAGGGGCGTACTGCTTAACTAATTCATTAGTTATGCGTGCTAAAACTGGTACAGTTCGTTTTGTTGAAGGACGACATAATATTGATAAAAAACCTAGATATGTAAAATAA
- the rho gene encoding transcription termination factor Rho, with product MTAHTIAQLENMTLKELYALARDYKISYYSKLTKKELIFAILKSRSEQEGFFFMEGVLEIVSNEGFGFLRPINYSPSKEDIYISASQIRRFDLRNGDKVSGKVRPPKENERYFGLLQVDAVNGEDPEIAKERVHFPALTPLYPDRQIKLETEPNKVSTRIMDLVAPVGFGQRGLIVAPPKAGKTSLLKEIANAITTNYPEAELIVLLIDERPEEVTDIERSVNADVVSSTFDELPENHVKVAELVLERARRLVEHKRDVIILMDSITRLARAYNLVIPPSGRTLSGGIDPAAFHRPKRFFGSARNIEDGGSLTILATALVDTGSRMDEVIYEEFKGTGNLELHLDRHLAERRVFPALDIRRSGTRKEELLIPSEQLEKLWGIRRTFTDAPDFTERFLKKLRASKTNEEFFEKLNEEMKKATKGKGLI from the coding sequence ATGACAGCGCATACAATAGCTCAATTAGAAAACATGACTTTAAAAGAGTTATATGCTCTTGCTCGTGATTATAAAATTTCGTATTATAGTAAATTAACAAAAAAAGAATTAATTTTTGCGATATTAAAATCACGTTCAGAACAAGAAGGCTTTTTCTTTATGGAAGGTGTTCTTGAAATTGTTTCAAATGAAGGATTTGGTTTCCTTCGTCCAATTAACTATTCACCATCAAAAGAGGATATTTATATTTCTGCTTCTCAAATTCGTCGTTTTGATCTTCGAAATGGGGACAAGGTATCAGGTAAAGTACGCCCACCAAAAGAAAACGAACGTTACTTTGGCTTATTACAGGTTGATGCAGTAAATGGAGAAGACCCTGAAATTGCTAAGGAACGTGTTCACTTTCCAGCACTTACACCACTTTATCCAGATCGTCAAATTAAACTTGAAACTGAACCCAATAAAGTATCAACTCGCATTATGGATTTAGTTGCACCAGTTGGTTTTGGGCAACGTGGCTTAATTGTCGCACCCCCTAAAGCAGGTAAAACGTCTCTGTTAAAGGAAATTGCAAATGCTATTACGACCAACTATCCAGAAGCGGAATTGATCGTTTTACTCATCGATGAACGACCTGAAGAGGTTACAGATATTGAACGCTCCGTTAATGCGGATGTTGTAAGTTCCACATTTGATGAACTTCCTGAAAATCATGTGAAAGTAGCGGAGCTTGTCCTTGAACGAGCTCGTCGCTTAGTTGAACATAAACGAGATGTTATCATTTTAATGGATTCTATTACACGCTTAGCCCGTGCTTATAACTTAGTTATTCCTCCAAGTGGACGAACTCTTTCCGGTGGTATTGACCCAGCAGCATTCCACAGACCGAAACGATTCTTTGGATCAGCTCGTAATATTGAAGATGGTGGTAGTCTAACAATTTTAGCTACAGCACTTGTAGATACTGGTTCACGTATGGATGAAGTGATTTACGAGGAATTCAAAGGAACAGGGAATCTAGAGTTACATTTAGATCGTCATTTAGCAGAGCGTCGTGTATTCCCAGCGCTTGATATTCGTCGATCAGGTACACGTAAAGAGGAATTACTTATCCCTTCTGAACAGTTGGAAAAGCTATGGGGAATTCGCAGAACCTTTACCGATGCGCCTGACTTCACAGAACGCTTCTTAAAGAAACTTCGCGCTTCAAAAACAAATGAAGAATTTTTCGAAAAGCTAAATGAAGAGATGAAAAAAGCAACGAAGGGGAAAGGGTTAATTTAA
- the rpmE gene encoding 50S ribosomal protein L31 — translation MKQGIHPDYKTATVTCSCGNSFQTGSVKESINVEFCNECHPFYTGRQKFAAADGRVDRFNKKYGLK, via the coding sequence ATGAAACAAGGAATTCATCCAGATTACAAAACTGCAACAGTAACATGCTCTTGCGGTAACTCATTCCAAACTGGTTCAGTAAAAGAAAGCATCAATGTAGAGTTCTGCAACGAATGCCATCCATTCTATACTGGACGTCAAAAATTCGCGGCTGCTGATGGTCGTGTGGATCGTTTCAACAAAAAATACGGTCTTAAATAA
- the tdk gene encoding thymidine kinase, producing MAQLFFKHGAMNSGKSIEILKVAHNYEEQNKPVLIFTSGIDDRDEVGYVSSRIGLRRKAIPVFEETDIFGYVKNHQEENGQLHCILVDEVQFLKKEQILQLTKIVDDLNIPVMGFGLKNDFQNELFEGSRYMLIYSDKIEEMKTICWFCHKKATMNLRVDENNKPIYTGEQIHIAGNDTYYPVCRKCHANPPL from the coding sequence ATGGCGCAATTATTCTTCAAACATGGAGCTATGAATAGCGGAAAATCTATTGAAATTCTAAAAGTTGCACATAATTATGAAGAGCAGAACAAACCTGTATTAATCTTTACATCTGGTATCGATGATCGAGATGAAGTGGGCTATGTTTCTAGTCGAATTGGATTACGCAGAAAAGCAATTCCAGTTTTTGAAGAGACAGACATTTTTGGATACGTAAAAAATCACCAAGAAGAAAATGGGCAGCTTCATTGTATCCTAGTCGATGAAGTCCAATTTTTAAAGAAAGAACAAATACTACAGCTAACAAAAATCGTTGACGATCTTAATATTCCAGTGATGGGATTTGGTTTAAAAAATGACTTCCAAAACGAACTTTTTGAAGGTAGCCGCTACATGCTAATTTACTCGGATAAAATCGAGGAAATGAAAACAATTTGTTGGTTCTGTCACAAAAAAGCGACGATGAATTTGCGAGTTGACGAAAATAATAAACCGATTTATACAGGCGAACAAATCCATATCGCTGGAAATGATACATACTATCCAGTTTGCCGCAAATGTCATGCCAATCCGCCACTTTAA
- the prfA gene encoding peptide chain release factor 1, with translation MFDRLQAVEDRYERLNELLSDPDIVSDSKKLREYSKEQSDIQEMVEVYREYKQVKQQLADAKEMLDIEKDPEMHELVKEEFNELNARIPQLEERLKILLIPKDPNDDKNVIMEIRGAAGGDEANIFAGDLFRMYTRYAETQGWKIDIMEATPNPAGGYKEVIFMINGQGAYSKFKFENGAHRVQRVPATESQGRIHTSTATVACLPEVEEVDVEIHEKDIRVDTFASSGAGGQSVNTTMSAVRMTHLPTGVVVSMQDERSQIKNREKALKILRARVADMYMQEAQKEIDATRKSAVGTGDRSERIRTYNYPQNRVTDHRIGLTIQKLDQIMEGKLDEIIDALILEDQSSKLANLNDEA, from the coding sequence ATGTTTGATCGTCTACAGGCGGTTGAAGATCGTTATGAAAGGCTAAATGAATTACTTAGCGATCCAGACATCGTAAGCGATAGCAAAAAGCTTCGTGAATATTCAAAAGAGCAATCGGATATTCAGGAGATGGTTGAAGTTTATCGCGAATATAAGCAAGTAAAGCAACAGCTAGCTGATGCAAAAGAAATGTTAGATATTGAAAAAGATCCAGAAATGCATGAACTTGTTAAAGAAGAATTTAATGAACTAAATGCCCGCATTCCACAATTAGAAGAACGCTTAAAAATCCTTTTAATTCCTAAAGATCCGAATGATGATAAAAACGTTATCATGGAGATTCGTGGAGCAGCTGGTGGGGACGAAGCGAACATCTTTGCAGGTGACCTATTCCGTATGTATACGCGTTATGCTGAAACACAAGGCTGGAAAATCGACATCATGGAAGCAACACCGAATCCAGCAGGTGGTTATAAAGAAGTAATCTTTATGATCAATGGTCAAGGTGCTTATTCAAAATTCAAATTTGAAAATGGAGCGCACCGTGTACAACGTGTTCCTGCAACAGAATCTCAAGGTCGTATCCACACTTCAACAGCTACAGTCGCTTGTTTACCAGAAGTAGAAGAAGTAGATGTTGAAATACATGAAAAAGATATTCGTGTTGATACATTTGCATCATCTGGTGCAGGTGGTCAGTCTGTTAATACAACGATGTCAGCTGTTCGTATGACCCATCTTCCAACAGGTGTTGTTGTATCTATGCAAGACGAACGTTCGCAAATTAAAAACCGTGAAAAAGCATTAAAAATCTTACGTGCCCGTGTAGCAGATATGTATATGCAGGAAGCACAAAAAGAAATCGATGCAACACGTAAATCTGCGGTTGGTACAGGAGACCGTTCTGAGCGTATTCGCACATATAACTATCCACAAAATCGTGTCACAGACCATCGCATCGGCTTAACGATCCAAAAGCTAGACCAAATCATGGAAGGTAAGCTTGATGAAATTATTGATGCATTAATTTTAGAAGACCAATCTTCGAAATTGGCGAACTTAAATGATGAAGCATAA
- the prmC gene encoding release factor glutamine methyltransferase: MMKHKTIYEALKWASSFLLEQGREENAARLLLQYVLNTNYSGLMMRMHDEISSEQLLQFEQYVQQHAEGKPVQYITGVEEFYGRTYQVDESVLIPRPETEELIEGALKRIQTLFGDKKVLNIVDIGTGSGAIGITMKLEYPTAKVTATDISEAALQTAKKNAKLLNAEMDFRLGDLTEPIREQKWDVVLSNPPYIAFQEAEEMSEVVLAHEPHNALFAEEDGLILYRKLADNLPNLLNKPALIGVEIGYTQGEAVANFFKNSFPQAKVEIVKDINKKNRMIFCEIHE, from the coding sequence ATGATGAAGCATAAAACAATTTATGAGGCCCTGAAGTGGGCTTCTTCTTTTTTACTGGAGCAGGGTCGTGAGGAAAACGCTGCACGTTTGTTATTGCAGTACGTATTAAACACGAATTATTCAGGATTAATGATGCGAATGCACGATGAAATATCTTCAGAACAGCTCTTGCAATTCGAGCAATATGTACAACAACATGCAGAAGGAAAGCCTGTTCAATACATAACAGGTGTGGAAGAGTTTTATGGTAGAACTTATCAAGTGGATGAATCTGTATTAATTCCTCGTCCAGAAACAGAAGAATTAATCGAAGGTGCGCTAAAGCGAATACAAACACTATTTGGCGATAAAAAGGTACTCAACATTGTAGATATCGGCACAGGTAGTGGGGCAATTGGGATCACAATGAAATTGGAATACCCAACAGCAAAGGTAACGGCAACAGATATTTCAGAAGCCGCGCTCCAGACTGCAAAGAAAAACGCTAAATTACTGAATGCCGAAATGGATTTTCGATTAGGAGACTTAACTGAACCGATTCGAGAGCAAAAATGGGATGTGGTATTATCCAATCCACCATACATCGCATTTCAAGAGGCAGAAGAAATGTCCGAAGTTGTATTAGCTCACGAGCCGCATAATGCATTATTTGCGGAAGAGGATGGTCTTATTCTATATCGAAAACTAGCAGATAACCTTCCAAATCTATTAAATAAACCAGCTTTAATAGGTGTTGAAATAGGTTATACACAGGGAGAAGCGGTGGCAAATTTCTTTAAAAATAGTTTTCCACAAGCCAAAGTCGAAATCGTAAAAGATATTAACAAAAAAAATAGAATGATTTTTTGCGAAATACATGAATAA